A genomic segment from Stenotrophomonas maltophilia encodes:
- the pgsA gene encoding CDP-diacylglycerol--glycerol-3-phosphate 3-phosphatidyltransferase has protein sequence MKLTLPTWLTLLRIVMIPVLVLVFYLPYTWTNFASAAIFGLAAITDWLDGWIARRYQLESAFGAFLDPVADKLMVAVALFLIVQGHPTPWMAFWAAVIVGREIAVSALREWMAELGQRAKVRVAMIGKVKTTAQMVALLCLLYSVAPNVPVEDIWMGWPVFHIGDWTLAIAAVLTLWSGLQYLHAAWPSLRDDERAARERARQKKLGN, from the coding sequence ATGAAGTTGACCCTGCCCACCTGGCTGACGTTGTTGCGGATCGTGATGATCCCGGTGCTGGTGCTGGTGTTCTACCTGCCCTACACCTGGACCAACTTCGCTTCGGCGGCGATCTTCGGCCTGGCCGCGATCACCGACTGGCTCGACGGCTGGATTGCTCGCCGTTACCAGCTGGAGTCGGCCTTCGGTGCCTTCCTCGACCCGGTCGCGGACAAGCTGATGGTGGCAGTGGCACTGTTCCTGATCGTGCAGGGCCACCCGACGCCGTGGATGGCGTTCTGGGCGGCGGTCATCGTCGGACGTGAGATCGCGGTGTCGGCGCTGCGCGAGTGGATGGCCGAGCTGGGCCAGCGTGCCAAGGTGCGTGTAGCGATGATCGGCAAGGTCAAGACCACCGCGCAGATGGTTGCGCTGCTGTGCCTGCTGTATTCGGTGGCCCCGAACGTGCCGGTGGAAGACATCTGGATGGGCTGGCCGGTGTTCCACATCGGCGATTGGACCCTGGCGATTGCCGCCGTGCTGACCCTGTGGTCGGGCCTGCAGTACCTGCACGCCGCCTGGCCGAGCCTGCGCGATGACGAGCGCGCGGCACGCGAGCGTGCGCGGCAGAAGAAGCTGGGCAACTGA
- a CDS encoding NAD(P)/FAD-dependent oxidoreductase, whose translation MSHTPSAYDHDVVIVGASFAGAACALAAAQYGLRVCVLERKADPGERLHTTGIVVKEAMEQTWLGRMPEHLVQHVANVRLYAPNLRSVLLAAPGYYFLTTDTPNLMRWLASELRANGVDLRLQQSFTDARRCGDGWQVEGAGRCAYLVGADGARSRVAQHTGLGQVRDTLYGVEREFAGLQLPQGDALHCFVSKRYAPGYIGWVAQNPTGVQVGLALRHDPQRVTPPDIEGFLDHVRDVVGIPPSVRPSATRAGLVPCGRPVGPITGQRVILTGDAAGIVSPLSAGGIHSSWRHAWAVGDAIGRHLRGTGPQPERVARQVAPAFPGKRLLRWAMDHLQADWPLDTLLHTAATRRIAEQVYFHRRGLRT comes from the coding sequence ATGTCCCACACTCCCTCCGCCTACGACCACGACGTGGTCATCGTCGGCGCCAGTTTCGCCGGTGCCGCCTGCGCGCTGGCCGCTGCCCAATACGGCCTGCGCGTCTGCGTGCTTGAACGCAAGGCCGACCCCGGCGAGCGCCTGCACACCACCGGCATCGTGGTGAAGGAGGCGATGGAGCAGACATGGCTGGGGCGCATGCCCGAACATCTGGTGCAGCACGTCGCGAACGTGCGCCTGTATGCGCCCAATCTGCGCAGCGTGTTGCTGGCCGCACCGGGCTACTACTTCCTCACTACTGATACACCGAACCTGATGCGCTGGCTGGCCAGCGAATTGCGCGCGAACGGTGTCGACCTGCGCCTGCAGCAGTCCTTCACCGACGCCCGTCGCTGTGGTGACGGCTGGCAGGTGGAAGGGGCAGGCCGCTGCGCCTATCTGGTCGGCGCCGACGGTGCACGCTCACGTGTTGCCCAGCACACCGGCCTCGGCCAGGTGCGTGACACCCTCTACGGCGTCGAACGTGAGTTCGCTGGCCTGCAACTGCCGCAGGGCGATGCACTGCATTGCTTCGTCAGCAAGCGCTACGCGCCGGGCTACATCGGCTGGGTCGCGCAGAATCCGACCGGCGTGCAGGTGGGGTTGGCGCTGCGTCACGATCCACAACGGGTGACGCCGCCGGACATCGAGGGTTTCCTCGACCACGTGCGCGATGTGGTCGGCATTCCGCCTTCGGTGCGTCCTTCGGCCACGCGTGCCGGCCTGGTGCCCTGCGGCCGGCCGGTTGGGCCGATCACCGGCCAACGCGTGATCCTGACCGGCGACGCTGCGGGCATCGTCTCGCCGCTCTCAGCCGGGGGCATCCACTCCTCGTGGCGGCACGCCTGGGCGGTCGGTGATGCCATCGGCCGCCACCTGCGTGGCACCGGTCCACAGCCGGAGCGGGTGGCGCGCCAGGTGGCGCCGGCATTCCCTGGCAAGCGCCTGCTGCGCTGGGCGATGGATCATCTGCAGGCCGATTGGCCGCTCGATACGCTGCTGCATACAGCTGCCACGCGCCGCATCGCCGAGCAGGTCTACTTCCATCGCCGTGGCCTGCGCACGTGA
- a CDS encoding low molecular weight protein-tyrosine-phosphatase, translated as MRLLVVCLGNICRSPMAEGALRARLDASPLAGRVQVDSAGTGDWHVGEPPDRRAIACAAGHGVDIGGLRARQLQAVDFDRFDWILCADEANLRDAGRLASAGQRERLALYLPWSGGQGRVAIPDPYTGGSDHFEQVWSLVDDAAKRAVARLLHDADSGIIGS; from the coding sequence ATGAGGCTGCTGGTCGTCTGCCTCGGCAACATCTGCCGTTCGCCGATGGCCGAAGGGGCGTTGCGCGCACGGCTGGACGCCTCGCCGCTGGCCGGGCGGGTGCAGGTTGATTCGGCCGGCACCGGCGACTGGCACGTGGGCGAGCCGCCGGACCGCCGCGCGATCGCCTGCGCGGCCGGGCACGGCGTGGACATCGGCGGCCTGCGCGCACGCCAGCTGCAGGCCGTGGATTTCGACCGTTTCGACTGGATCCTGTGTGCCGACGAGGCCAACCTGCGTGATGCCGGGCGTCTGGCGTCGGCCGGCCAGCGCGAACGCCTGGCGCTGTACCTGCCCTGGTCGGGCGGGCAGGGGCGGGTAGCGATCCCCGATCCCTACACCGGCGGCAGCGATCATTTCGAACAGGTCTGGTCGCTGGTCGACGATGCTGCAAAACGTGCGGTGGCACGACTGTTGCATGACGCCGACTCCGGCATAATCGGGTCATGA
- the uvrC gene encoding excinuclease ABC subunit UvrC produces MTDVPAPVFDGKAFAAQLSTAPGVYRMYAADDTLLYVGKARALRNRVGSYFNGSPKNARIMSMISQITRMDVTVTRSEAEALLLENQLIKSLSPRYNVSLRDDKTYPHVLLTREDWPRIALHRGPRAIPGRYFGPYPGVTAVRETLNLMHKLFKLRSCEDSVFRNRSRPCLQYQIGRCSAPCVELVPAPDYAESVRRAALFLEGKSDELTRELGEQMQAASEALEFEQAARLRDLISSLRSMQTRQYVDGRAADLDVLAVAMQGSQACVLLLAFRDGRNLGTRPFFPRTNGEESPEEVLAAFVSQYYIEFEPPREILLDREIPDADLLVAALSASAERKVQLKWNVRGERAGYVELASRNAQLTLATELNSRDAQHARSDALRDMLGLAEPVKRVECFDISHTMGEATVASCVVFDAAGPVRAQYRRFNISGIEPGDDYAAMRQAIDRRFRRAVEEQGVLPDVLLIDGGAGQLAQAQAALADLGVEGVLLVGVAKGVERRAGHEALVMPDGRELRPGAANPALQFIQQVRDEAHRFAITGHRGRRQKARMTSKLEDIPGIGPRRRASLLKHFGGLVGLKAAGEAEIAKVEGINDALAARIYANLHGLATPDAAE; encoded by the coding sequence ATGACCGACGTTCCCGCTCCGGTCTTCGACGGCAAGGCCTTCGCGGCCCAGCTCAGCACCGCCCCCGGCGTGTACCGCATGTACGCGGCCGACGACACCCTGCTGTACGTGGGCAAGGCGCGTGCGCTGCGCAACCGCGTCGGCAGCTATTTCAACGGCAGCCCGAAGAACGCGCGGATCATGTCGATGATCTCGCAGATCACGCGCATGGACGTGACCGTGACGCGCTCGGAAGCCGAGGCGTTGCTGCTGGAAAACCAGCTGATCAAGTCGCTGTCGCCGCGTTACAACGTCTCGCTGCGCGATGACAAGACTTACCCGCATGTGCTGCTGACCCGCGAGGACTGGCCGCGCATTGCACTGCATCGCGGCCCGCGTGCCATTCCCGGCCGCTACTTCGGGCCGTATCCCGGCGTGACCGCGGTGCGCGAAACGCTGAACCTGATGCACAAGCTGTTCAAGCTGCGCAGCTGTGAGGACAGCGTGTTCCGCAACCGCTCGCGGCCCTGCCTGCAGTACCAGATCGGCCGTTGCAGCGCGCCCTGCGTGGAGCTGGTGCCGGCGCCGGACTACGCCGAGTCGGTGCGCCGCGCTGCGCTGTTCCTGGAAGGCAAGAGCGACGAACTGACCCGTGAGCTGGGCGAGCAGATGCAGGCCGCCAGCGAGGCGCTGGAGTTCGAGCAGGCCGCGCGCCTGCGCGACCTGATCTCCTCGCTGCGCAGCATGCAGACCCGTCAGTACGTGGACGGTCGCGCCGCCGACCTGGACGTACTGGCGGTGGCCATGCAGGGCTCGCAGGCCTGCGTGCTGCTGCTGGCCTTCCGTGATGGCCGCAACCTCGGCACCCGCCCGTTCTTCCCGCGTACCAATGGCGAGGAGAGCCCGGAGGAAGTGCTGGCCGCGTTCGTCTCGCAGTACTACATCGAATTCGAGCCGCCGCGCGAGATCCTGCTGGACCGCGAGATTCCCGACGCCGACCTGCTGGTCGCCGCACTGTCGGCCTCGGCCGAGCGCAAGGTGCAGCTGAAGTGGAACGTGCGCGGCGAGCGCGCCGGCTACGTGGAACTGGCCAGCCGCAACGCGCAGCTGACCCTGGCCACCGAACTCAACAGCCGCGACGCGCAGCACGCGCGCAGCGATGCACTGCGCGACATGCTGGGCCTGGCCGAGCCGGTCAAGCGTGTCGAGTGTTTCGATATCAGCCACACCATGGGTGAGGCCACAGTGGCCTCATGCGTGGTGTTCGACGCTGCCGGTCCGGTGCGCGCGCAGTACCGCCGCTTCAACATCAGCGGCATCGAGCCGGGCGACGACTATGCCGCCATGCGCCAGGCCATCGACCGCCGCTTCCGCCGTGCCGTGGAAGAGCAGGGCGTGCTGCCGGACGTGCTGCTGATCGACGGCGGCGCCGGCCAGCTGGCGCAGGCGCAGGCCGCACTGGCCGACCTGGGTGTGGAAGGCGTGCTGCTGGTGGGCGTGGCCAAGGGTGTGGAGCGCCGCGCCGGCCATGAAGCGCTGGTGATGCCCGACGGCCGCGAGCTGCGCCCCGGCGCGGCCAACCCGGCGCTGCAGTTCATCCAGCAGGTGCGCGACGAGGCGCACCGCTTCGCCATCACCGGCCACCGCGGCCGCCGCCAGAAGGCGCGGATGACCAGCAAGCTGGAGGACATCCCCGGTATCGGGCCGCGTCGCCGCGCCAGCCTGCTCAAGCATTTTGGTGGCCTGGTCGGCCTGAAAGCCGCTGGCGAAGCGGAAATCGCCAAGGTGGAAGGCATCAATGACGCCCTCGCGGCACGTATCTACGCTAACCTGCACGGGTTGGCCACGCCTGATGCGGCCGAGTAG
- a CDS encoding NAD(P)/FAD-dependent oxidoreductase: protein MSQRILVIGAGFAGMWSALAAARLLDQVARRDVEIVLVAPSPELHVRPRLYEKGPERMKAPLQAIFDAVGVRYLAGRVEHIDAANQQVQVVDTGADAATQKLRYDRLVLAAGSRLNCPPIPGLQQHAFNVDQIADAARLQAHVEGLAARPQSAARNTVVIAGAGFTGIETAAEMPTRLREVLGADAAVDVIMVERADAVGPDLGEGPRPVITQALKELGVSWRLGSGVARVDAEGVTLENGERIDAATVVWTAGARASALTAQIPGQHDAVGRLHVDRTLKANGVHAVFATGDCAHAATDDEGNVAMMSCQHAMNLGRSAGHNAAADLIGEAMIPYAQPKYVTCLDLGPWGAVYTEGWDRQVVLAGAEAKALKTRINTEWIYPPSGARAEILASADPLRIVVA from the coding sequence GTGTCCCAACGCATTCTTGTCATCGGCGCCGGCTTTGCCGGCATGTGGAGCGCGCTCGCCGCCGCCCGTCTTCTCGACCAGGTCGCGCGTCGTGATGTGGAGATCGTGCTGGTGGCGCCGTCGCCGGAACTGCATGTGCGCCCGCGCCTCTACGAAAAGGGACCGGAGCGCATGAAAGCGCCGCTGCAGGCGATCTTCGATGCCGTTGGCGTGCGCTACCTTGCCGGCCGCGTTGAACACATCGACGCTGCCAACCAGCAGGTGCAGGTGGTGGACACGGGTGCCGATGCCGCAACGCAGAAATTGCGCTACGACCGCCTGGTGCTGGCCGCCGGTAGTCGTCTGAACTGCCCGCCCATTCCCGGCTTGCAGCAGCACGCCTTCAACGTCGACCAGATTGCCGATGCAGCCCGCCTGCAGGCACATGTGGAAGGCCTCGCCGCTCGCCCGCAGAGCGCGGCGCGAAATACGGTGGTGATCGCGGGCGCGGGCTTCACCGGTATCGAAACCGCGGCAGAAATGCCGACGCGCCTGCGCGAAGTTCTCGGTGCCGATGCTGCAGTAGACGTCATCATGGTCGAGCGCGCCGATGCGGTGGGCCCGGACCTGGGCGAAGGCCCGCGCCCTGTCATCACGCAGGCGCTCAAGGAATTGGGTGTGTCCTGGCGGCTGGGCTCGGGCGTCGCTCGCGTGGATGCGGAGGGCGTGACGCTGGAAAACGGAGAACGCATCGACGCCGCCACCGTTGTCTGGACGGCCGGTGCACGTGCCAGTGCGTTGACTGCTCAGATTCCCGGCCAGCACGATGCGGTGGGTCGCCTGCACGTGGACCGCACGCTGAAGGCGAACGGTGTCCACGCGGTGTTTGCTACCGGCGACTGCGCGCATGCCGCCACCGATGACGAGGGCAACGTGGCGATGATGTCCTGCCAGCACGCGATGAACCTGGGGCGCTCCGCCGGACACAACGCCGCGGCTGACCTGATCGGGGAAGCGATGATTCCGTATGCGCAGCCCAAGTACGTGACCTGCCTGGACCTGGGGCCGTGGGGTGCGGTCTACACCGAGGGCTGGGATCGCCAGGTGGTGCTGGCCGGTGCCGAAGCCAAGGCGCTGAAGACCCGCATCAACACCGAATGGATCTATCCACCCAGTGGCGCGCGCGCGGAGATCCTGGCGTCTGCAGATCCGCTGCGGATCGTTGTGGCCTGA
- the kdsB gene encoding 3-deoxy-manno-octulosonate cytidylyltransferase — MTEFVVAIPARYAASRLPGKPLRPLGGEPLVLHVARRALQAGATEVWVATDDQRIADALSGLAEVKVAMTATTHASGTDRLAECARIAGWADDTVVVNLQGDEPFAPAAGIRAVADALVAGNAPMSTLATTVEDAHTLFDPNVVKLVRNVRNEAMYFSRAPIAWHRDGFARSRDTLPDGHAWLRHIGIYGYRAGFLQQFAAMPPGQLEQVESLEQLRVLEAGYPISVAISPEPFPPGIDTPEDLERAERLLQAMAAR; from the coding sequence ATGACCGAATTCGTCGTCGCCATTCCGGCCCGCTATGCCGCCTCGCGGCTGCCTGGCAAGCCGCTGCGCCCGCTGGGCGGCGAGCCGCTGGTGCTGCACGTGGCACGCCGCGCGCTGCAGGCCGGCGCCACTGAGGTATGGGTCGCTACCGACGATCAGCGCATTGCCGACGCGTTGTCCGGCCTGGCCGAAGTGAAGGTGGCGATGACCGCGACCACGCACGCCTCCGGCACCGATCGCCTGGCCGAATGCGCGCGCATTGCCGGCTGGGCCGATGACACGGTGGTGGTCAACCTGCAGGGTGACGAGCCGTTCGCACCGGCGGCGGGCATCCGCGCGGTGGCCGATGCGCTGGTCGCTGGCAATGCGCCGATGTCGACCCTCGCCACGACCGTCGAGGACGCGCACACCCTGTTCGACCCGAACGTGGTGAAGCTGGTGCGCAACGTGCGCAACGAGGCGATGTACTTCAGTCGCGCGCCGATCGCCTGGCACCGCGACGGCTTCGCACGCAGCCGCGACACGCTGCCGGACGGCCATGCCTGGCTGCGCCACATCGGCATCTACGGCTATCGCGCCGGCTTCCTGCAGCAGTTCGCGGCGATGCCGCCGGGCCAGCTGGAGCAGGTCGAGTCGCTGGAGCAGCTGCGCGTGCTGGAAGCCGGCTACCCGATCAGCGTGGCGATCTCGCCCGAGCCGTTCCCGCCGGGCATCGACACGCCCGAGGACCTGGAGCGCGCCGAGCGGCTGCTGCAGGCGATGGCAGCGCGATGA
- a CDS encoding RrF2 family transcriptional regulator: protein MAHIGTGVEYALHCLLWLVPPLEQRPSSRDLAELQGVPAAFMAKIFPKLEKAGIVESTGGIRGGYQLARAPEDISVLDVVDAVEGQKALFDCQEIRGRCALFDGAPPRWANRGVCGIHAVMINAQKAMREELARSSLASIAEGVQGKGRPASFAGDVQEWFADRQVAREEARITGMRARASTQDDD, encoded by the coding sequence ATGGCCCACATCGGAACGGGCGTCGAGTACGCCCTGCACTGCCTGCTCTGGCTGGTCCCGCCGCTGGAGCAGCGGCCAAGCAGCCGCGACCTGGCCGAGCTTCAGGGCGTGCCTGCGGCCTTCATGGCAAAGATCTTCCCCAAGCTGGAGAAGGCCGGCATCGTCGAGTCCACGGGTGGTATCCGTGGCGGCTACCAGTTGGCGCGTGCGCCCGAAGACATCAGCGTGCTGGATGTGGTCGATGCCGTTGAGGGACAGAAGGCACTGTTCGACTGCCAGGAAATCCGTGGGCGCTGCGCGCTGTTTGATGGTGCCCCACCCCGATGGGCCAACCGTGGCGTGTGCGGCATCCACGCGGTGATGATCAATGCACAGAAAGCCATGCGCGAGGAGCTCGCGCGTTCCAGCCTGGCCTCGATCGCCGAGGGCGTGCAGGGCAAGGGGCGACCGGCGAGTTTCGCGGGAGATGTGCAGGAGTGGTTTGCCGACCGTCAGGTGGCACGCGAGGAAGCACGCATCACCGGCATGCGTGCGCGTGCGTCGACACAGGATGATGATTGA